The following proteins are encoded in a genomic region of Brachypodium distachyon strain Bd21 chromosome 1, Brachypodium_distachyon_v3.0, whole genome shotgun sequence:
- the LOC100821441 gene encoding transcription factor ILI6 isoform X3 yields the protein MSSRRSRSRQSGSSRITDEQISDLVSKLQDLLPEARLRSNDRVPSSRVLQETCSYIRSLHREVDDLSERLSELLATSDMSSAQAAIIRSLLM from the exons ATGTCGAGCCGGAGATCACGGTCGAGGCAGTCAGGCTCGTCAAGGATCACTGACGAACAAATCAGTGACCTCGTCTCCAAGTTGCAGGACCTCCTCCCCGAGGCTCGCCTCCGGAGCAATGATAGA GTGCCATCTTCAAGGGTGCTGCAGGAGACCTGCAGCTACATTAGGAGCTTGCACCGGGAGGTCGACGACCTGAGTGAGAGGCTGTCGGAGCTGCTGGCGACGTCGGACATGAGCAGTGCGCAGGCGGCGATCATCCGCAGTTTGCTGATGTAG
- the LOC100821441 gene encoding uncharacterized protein LOC100821441 isoform X1, which yields MGCGCQMIVVTSLHHGTAESDRLRLSLKFIIQEHIWIGNKSQGSIFSHLLYELVSRPRVLLLFRKTRDACCMHALLASKSSVSPAFLLLFKASSPLAGPMHEQHNTQHKRLNLTYLYLGSSTAALTLSEMSSRRSRSRQSGSSRITDEQISDLVSKLQDLLPEARLRSNDRVPSSRVLQETCSYIRSLHREVDDLSERLSELLATSDMSSAQAAIIRSLLM from the exons ATGGGCTGTGGGTGCCAAATGATCGTAGTGACCAGTCTGCATCATGGCACTGCTGAATCTGACAGACTGAG GTTATCGCTTAAATTTATAATTCAAGAGCATATTTGGATAGGCAACAAATCTCAAGGTTCTATTTTTTCTCATCTGCTATATGAATTA GTCTCCAGGCCACGAGTTCTCCTACTGTTTAGGAAGACAAGAGATGcgtgctgcatgcatgcgt TACTGGCCTCCAAGTCGTCTGTCTCACCAGCATTTCTTCTCCTGTTCAAAGCTTCCTCCCCACTTGCAGGGCCAATGCACGAGCAGCATAACACTCAGCACAAGCGCCTCA ACCTCACATATTTGTACCTTGGCTCATCAACTGCTGCACTCACATTGTCCGAGATGTCGAGCCGGAGATCACGGTCGAGGCAGTCAGGCTCGTCAAGGATCACTGACGAACAAATCAGTGACCTCGTCTCCAAGTTGCAGGACCTCCTCCCCGAGGCTCGCCTCCGGAGCAATGATAGA GTGCCATCTTCAAGGGTGCTGCAGGAGACCTGCAGCTACATTAGGAGCTTGCACCGGGAGGTCGACGACCTGAGTGAGAGGCTGTCGGAGCTGCTGGCGACGTCGGACATGAGCAGTGCGCAGGCGGCGATCATCCGCAGTTTGCTGATGTAG
- the LOC100821441 gene encoding transcription factor ILI6 isoform X2 — protein sequence MHALLASKSSVSPAFLLLFKASSPLAGPMHEQHNTQHKRLNLTYLYLGSSTAALTLSEMSSRRSRSRQSGSSRITDEQISDLVSKLQDLLPEARLRSNDRVPSSRVLQETCSYIRSLHREVDDLSERLSELLATSDMSSAQAAIIRSLLM from the exons atgcatgcgt TACTGGCCTCCAAGTCGTCTGTCTCACCAGCATTTCTTCTCCTGTTCAAAGCTTCCTCCCCACTTGCAGGGCCAATGCACGAGCAGCATAACACTCAGCACAAGCGCCTCA ACCTCACATATTTGTACCTTGGCTCATCAACTGCTGCACTCACATTGTCCGAGATGTCGAGCCGGAGATCACGGTCGAGGCAGTCAGGCTCGTCAAGGATCACTGACGAACAAATCAGTGACCTCGTCTCCAAGTTGCAGGACCTCCTCCCCGAGGCTCGCCTCCGGAGCAATGATAGA GTGCCATCTTCAAGGGTGCTGCAGGAGACCTGCAGCTACATTAGGAGCTTGCACCGGGAGGTCGACGACCTGAGTGAGAGGCTGTCGGAGCTGCTGGCGACGTCGGACATGAGCAGTGCGCAGGCGGCGATCATCCGCAGTTTGCTGATGTAG
- the LOC100836220 gene encoding LOW QUALITY PROTEIN: F-box/kelch-repeat protein SKIP11 (The sequence of the model RefSeq protein was modified relative to this genomic sequence to represent the inferred CDS: substituted 2 bases at 2 genomic stop codons) → MTLEGKYLERDVLTGKRREPEDFEDEDMEEVYGGGGKRIKSTSDLLNVSESNDSSGQASSGSGEPDGAGSNLIGEIGRDLSINCLIRLSRSDYGSMASVNWDFNSLVRNGEIYRQRRQNGMVEYWVYFSCNALEWDAYDPYRKRWIQVPKMPPDVCFMFSDKESLAVGTELLVFGLVHIVFRYSILTNSWTQVDPMNSPRCLFGSTSVSEKAYVAGGIDSSGQILSSAEMYDSETHTWTHLPSMSTARKMCSRVFMDGKFYVLGGVTNNDQVLTCGEEYDFRLQSWRVIENMSEGLXGLTGSPPLIAVVKNQLYAADYSENDVKRYGNVNNKWITLGKLHERSMSMNGWGLAFRACGDRLIVIGGPSTFVGGXIEIHSWIPNEQPPVWNFVATQTSGNFVYNCAVMGC, encoded by the coding sequence ATGACGTTAGAAGGAAAATATCTCGAGCGCGATGTCCTCACCGGCAAGCGCCGGGAACCAGAAGATTTTGAAGATGAAGATATGGAGGAGGTATATGGCGGTGGCGGAAAGCGCATCAAGTCTACTTCTGATCTGCTGAACGTCTCCGAGAGCAATGACTCCAGCGGCCAAGCCTCCTCAGGGAGTGGAGAGCCAGATGGTGCTGGAAGCAATCTTATTGGCGAGATTGGCCGTGACCTGTCCATCAACTGCCTCATCCGGCTATCAAGGTCAGACTATGGCTCGATGGCCTCCGTGAACTGGGATTTCAATTCACTTGTGCGCAACGGTGAGATCTACCGCCAAAGGCGGCAAAATGGTATGGTGGAGTATTGGGTCTACTTCTCTTGCAATGCCCTGGAGTGGGACGCTTACGACCCATATCGCAAGCGTTGGATTCAAGTGCCTAAGATGCCACCAGATGTATGCTTCATGTTCTCCGATAAGGAGTCACTTGCCGTGGGCACTGAACTGCTCGTTTTTGGGTTGGTTCACATTGTCTTCAGATATAGCATCCTAACCAACTCATGGACACAGGTTGATCCGATGAACTCACCGCGGTGCTTGTTTGGTTCAACAAGTGTCAGTGAAAAGGCATATGTGGCAGGGGGCATTGATTCTTCTGGACAGATATTGAGCTCTGCAGAGATGTATGACTCTGAGACACATACTTGGACGCACCTTCCCAGCATGAGTACAGCTAGGAAGATGTGTTCCAGGGTGTTCATGGATGGCAAGTTCTATGTGCTCGGTGGTGTTACGAACAACGACCAGGTGTTGACATGTGGTGAGGAATATGACTTCAGGCTGCAATCTTGGAGAGTCATTGAGAACATGTCTGAGGGCCTATAAGGACTGACAGGTTCCCCTCCGCTCATTGCAGTTGTCAAGAACCAACTTTATGCAGCTGATTACAGTGAGAATGATGTGAAGAGATATGGCAACGTCAACAATAAGTGGATCACTCTCGGGAAATTGCATGAACGGTCTATGTCAATGAATGGGTGGGGCCTTGCTTTTCGAGCTTGTGGTGACCGGCTGATTGTTATTGGAGGTCCAAGTACTTTTGTTGGTGGCTAAATTGAGATTCACTCATGGATCCCTAATGAGCAACCGCCTGTTTGGAATTTTGTTGCCACGCAAACATCCGGGAATTTCGTTTATAATTGCGCCGTGATGGGTTGCTGA
- the LOC100821143 gene encoding transcription factor ILI3, with protein MSSRRGRITDEEITELISKLQALLPESSRRRTASRSSASKLLKETCSYIKNLHQEVDDLSERLSELMSTLDDNSPQAEIIRSLLR; from the exons ATGTCGAGCCGCCGCGGAAGGATCACCGACGAAGAGATAACCGAGCTCATCTCCAAGCTACAGGCGCTCCTCCCGGAGTCATCCCGCCGCAGAACCGCCAGCCGG TCGTCGGCTTCGAAGCTGCTCAAGGAGACTTGCAGCTATATCAAGAACCTCCACCAGGAGGTGGATGACCTGTCCGAGCGGCTGTCGGAGCTCATGTCGACGCTGGACGACAACAGCCCCCAGGCCGAGATCATCCGGAGCCTTCTCCGTTGA